The nucleotide sequence AAGGGATATTCGCAAAACGAATCACACCTGTCAGACCACCGATCAAGAAACTAAAAATGATCGAAAACAATGAAACTTCAACAGTAACCTTTAATCCTTCCAATAAAAAACGGATATTCATCCATGAAAAAGCGCCGCTAAAATCCATGTATTTCCCCTCCTTCTATGAACGAACCGCCCATTTTTTCTCAAGATAAACCATTAAGTAAGATAACGGTAGCGTGATAACTAAGTAAAATAACCCAACGATGATATACGTATCGAAGGTATTGAATGTTTCACTGGCGATCAAGTCTCCTTGATACATCAAATCTAAACCAGCTACGATTGCTAAAATAGATGAATTTTTTACGAGGTTGATAAATTGGTTGCCTAATGGCGGAATAACGATTTTGAATGCTTGCGGTAAAACAATATAACGCATGATTTCTGAATAGGTAAAACCAGAAGATAGTCCTGCTTCTGTTTGACCTTTTGGTACGGTTTGAATCCCTGAACGTACTGTTTCAGCAATAAAAGCAGATGTATAGATCGTTAATCCAATCGTACCTGCTTGGAATCCATCTAGATTAAACCAATAAATCGGTACGACAACATAAAAAAACATCACGATGATTAATAATGGAATGTTTCTAAAAAATTCTACATATGCCTTTGCTAAGGCGCTCACTACTTTATTCTTTGATAATTGGAAGATTGCCATTAACGTTCCGATAATCAAACTAAACACAAGTGCTAAGACACTCGAAAACAATGTGATCTTGAACCCGTCGACAAAGATTGGTCCATAAGTCTGTATCAATTCGCTCATTGCCTCTCCCCCTTACTCTACTTTTCCTTCAGTTTCATTTGGAAACCATTTTTGATA is from Enterococcus faecium and encodes:
- a CDS encoding amino acid ABC transporter permease, producing the protein MSELIQTYGPIFVDGFKITLFSSVLALVFSLIIGTLMAIFQLSKNKVVSALAKAYVEFFRNIPLLIIVMFFYVVVPIYWFNLDGFQAGTIGLTIYTSAFIAETVRSGIQTVPKGQTEAGLSSGFTYSEIMRYIVLPQAFKIVIPPLGNQFINLVKNSSILAIVAGLDLMYQGDLIASETFNTFDTYIIVGLFYLVITLPLSYLMVYLEKKWAVRS